Within Dreissena polymorpha isolate Duluth1 chromosome 13, UMN_Dpol_1.0, whole genome shotgun sequence, the genomic segment AATGGTcgtttgtttatgttttgcatgCGGTAATTTATATTGTATCATGTCAAAGATTTACATGTTGATGATTAAGATGATGGTCGTTACTGTGGTGATTATAATATTAACAGTAATTATGCTGATTATAAAGTTAGGCACGTGGTGATATTAGAAGTAATCGGTTTTTTAGTGTTGGTGGAGGTGATGACtattaagatgatgatgatgatgatgatgatgatgacgatgatgatgatgatgatgatgatgatgatgatgatgatgatgatgatgatgatgatgatgatgatgatgatgatgatgatgatggtgaatgTGGTGTTGTTGATGTTGCTACAAAACGCTGAAAGTGTTAGTTCAGTAAAACTGAGTTGCCGAATATGATACATTTGACaagtatattttttaagaatgactATATCACAGACGGATTACATATACTAACCGAGACACAATCGGTGCAAAATATTAGCAAATATAAGACCGGCTTGTAGCTTGCATACCATTTTGGACGACCGATTGGCGAGCGCAATACGAATATGTTTGTTGAATATAAAATGTttctttgtaaatatttattttaagtaattgTTCAACACACCTTAAcgtttgatttattattttaccaCTCTCTTACGACGACTTGCAATGAAGATTCTATTTATTTTGGAGGAAAGATACTTTTGGAGTAGTCTGGGACTTTATCGTTTGATTAAACTATGAACGTCCAATATGATATATATGTTATGCATAAGAATGCGGTCAGGTGGTACGAATAACACTAGCTGATTTGATAagataaatatgtataaaatgaTATACTACATATCTTATATGTATTTACGTAAACTAAATATATACAAATCTGGGGCTGAACTGAGTCCATGGTAACTGAAAGGGTCCACGTAAATGTTTGCAAAAAACTACTTGGAAACAATCAAACACAGCATAATTTTGTATATGGGGAACTTGGGAAAACATCTTTGATAACGTGGTATTATTCTGTGTATAACTACGATGTCGAAGGTTATCATTATTATATGCTCAGTAGAACTATGCATCTTAAGGGAACTTAACGGGCTAGTGTTGGATTAATGATTTATATAAGAGAATTGTATTATGTGGATAAGACTTAAATATCCATTGCTTGAAAACGGGCTTGATGTTTTACTTCGTTTGGTGTAATGTGCCACATGGAAGCAAAAGGGAAACGTGTATTTACGAAAGTTTATTTTATCAAGTTTTAAACGATATAATACAGTTTGAAAATACTTTTCATAATAACTGCAGATTTTGATTTTGTGGAGATTTTAATTCAAGAATTGACATAAAcgccaattgacatgacgccttatcagtgatcgctccgcccacttaatcacgtggctcagcgggaagaaaacctagacaacctaacaccaaaatggcttctttgcctatagactgcatatagatttacgcgatattccggatgattttatggacttgtttaacaccatatttcACTAGttaaggggttgatgccatttagttattctgcaaatactaaaaatatacgattaaagagaacatcagctatttataacgggtaaatcggtacattaaacacgctctcaaacgcttgcgcgcttaccgaaatcgaacccgttattacgtgtaatggtggtatttgcaataaattaacacttcaccggtattttcccgtgttattaacaaaattattaccgaaacattgccctctacccgtgtatttgacacgaaatagcgcttaataactgggaattcggtgaagttttacgcgctttctgacgccgggttggtacctcaatcccacatgttattgcgtataaaagtgatatcaatcatattaaacattgcttgtgggacatttatcaatcactataatttaaagcgcaaaaacaacacagtaagtttggacattgtctgatatacattagcgttgtacgaaatggaatacggtcaggctattataaattaataaggctaccaatatcagacgctcgcgcaggtaccgacttccccgaagttaccgcatttattggttaactaatatcagtaataataactcttttacaatagcattcatcgatacgtctttattaaaataataacctattgttattattttaataaagacgtatcgataaatgctattgatTTAGTctatggttttcacttgtttctgacacacagaaacgcgatttttaaattagcgttgtacgaaataacacagaaacgcgatttttaaattagcgttgtacgaaatggaatacggtcaggctgttataaattaataaggctaccaatatcagacgctcgcgcaggtaccgacttccccgaagttaccgcatttattggttaactaatatcagtaataataactcttttacaatagcatttatctatacgtctttattaaaataataacaatctaATGTACAAAtggttttcaattgtttctgacacatagaaacgcgatttttaacggggatttcgtaaagttacacgaattgggtaccaaaattctcaattattttacatgcacacgtgacataatacatacttaataatgcttagttattgctaatatgacatttcaagtttgtgaaataaatgaatgttctataaaggggatctcggtaattcttgaagcttccactcgctcttgtcaagaccgcattgccgcgttggaaatggtataaatttaattcatctaacttatctttctggataccaaatgtcagagttgcataaccctttttacaccgtttttgccatatttcatttccgttttttaatccgaacaaaataaatgaaactcgtttaaaaatgagatctaggcattcgagctcctaatgtggattaaaagcgtttattggtgacaccacatgactgcaaatgtgtagataccgttaataagataataaatcacatgtcaccttcaaataacatgtatgatgtcaattaagtgcattactatcagagtaataaaacacagcacgaattaagcttcatgctgggttttatttctctttaagtaatgcagatgaacctcgcttctgtatattaatgacctagtaactgataaaactattttttttaaacatgaaatattatgtgataatcaaatcgataacataaactatttaaacctgctagtatatccgataaaaatatattataattgtctttgacagtgttgacgttcagttgttcgtggtgacaaccgcatgcatttatacatctcttacacttctcaagatatcttttcggctttggaaacgatataaattcaatgtcaccaactaatctttcaagatatcgattgtccgagtaacataatccccattgacaccgtttaaccatttttaatcgtttttttaaagaggaaaacaaaagaaactcgttggaataaaagtgaacctaaacatgtagcttgtctagaaaatggcggacaggtcgttgctaacgagttcgcccgattaatcgatcgctgattggtggatcaattctagtgagcggagcgatcatagataaggcgtcatgtcaattgtataaaaaaaaagatttacaaCGATTTAAATTATTACCAGAAGATTATATCGCAGATAGTTGTTAAGCAAGATTTAGTCAAGATAAAGTTGTAaatgagcatggtaaatgtttacttgAGTTTTGCAAAATGACTGGGTTAAACGTGTTGAATGGTAGAGTTGGTGTAGATAGTACAATTGAAAAATTCACTTGTGTAACTAGTGAAGGGTATTGTGTTATAGATCTTGTTATGTGTTCACCTTCTTTATGCACATGTGTTGATCAGTTtaagtatataaataaattatataagacCATATagattaaatgtattaaatgaaaGCAATCTgataatacaagtaccaacagAAAGTCAGCAATATGTGTACAAAAAGCATTAagtcaaagaaacctgtataactattattatgattaattgtgtATAATTTATTACTCAAACTTGACTCCTCGCTCTCTTGTAGATTCGCCTGTGTAGTCTTTTTTGTGTTATCgttataatattgttaaaaagatTCTCAAAGCTCGAATCAAATTATTCTACACATTTCcttgtattgatactttatttaacaagttatgcaattcaatactgatcacactttataaatgttaatatgtttTAACATGTATACTCATGAACTGTATGTCTATTGTGTATTGAATAAACCATTATTATAAATTTAGTAGATGTTACGAAAAGGGATCGCGAATTAATACGCATTATGTATATGCATACAACGGTCTGATATGAAGcttttctgattaaaaaaatcatgaaacaaatgcacacaaaaatATAGATCAGCGATTTTCAACGGTAAAAAATAAGAGGGTTAAACCGGTTTGATGGAGATCCTTAGCGTACATAACAATTGTTTTTTCTTTCTAAATTACTGAGGAACAGAGttaaatattttaactttaataaataaACGTTAACACCTTACTTTGAAAAATTTATAttgcaaatataatttattcagcAATGTCAGTACCAAAACTCAACATAAAACCATGTTATGTTCATTCTAATGCAAATAAAAGTTAATATTGTTTGGATTAATCCTCGGTAAACAAAATTATGCACAAGAATATCAAAATGTGTCAAATTAAAATAAGATAAGTTAGAAAACGCGAGATCGTAGCGTGGCCATGTTTCTATCTTAATAATTTAAGTCCGTTCTTTTTAAGAACTACTCTAGAAACTATTGATGGTGTGGATTTCTATAGTTTTGTTTCAGTCCTATAACCACGATTATCAAGCTCgctgaaaatatttgtttaatttgtgtttgtaCTTCAGGCAGTGTCTCAAACAGAATGGATCACAACTTATACAATACACTACAATGATGGAAGTAGAATTccatacaaaattaatataattgaCACACCAGGATTTGGGGATACTCGTGGGCTCGATAGAGACCAGGCAATCGTTGAACAGATACGCGAATTGTTTTCTAAACCACCACCCATAGGCATATTAACCATCGATGCTGTTTGCTTTTTGATTAAAGCACCAGATGCCCGGCTGACTGCAATGCAGCGTTACATTTTCGAATCAATCATGTCAATATTTGGAAAAGATATTGGGAACAACATATGTGCCCTTATAACATTCGCCGATGGGAGATCACCCCCAGTTATAGCAGCTCTTGAAGAATCCAAACTACCCTTTGGCGAGAGATTTAAATTCAATAATTCAGGTTTGTATGAGTCGAATAATGAGCGAGAAAGAAACTCTTTGTCAAAAATATTCTGGGAAATGGGTATTGCAAGTTTTAAAAGCTTGTTTGATCATTTAGACACACTTACGCAAAGGAGTCTTCAGTTGACAACTTCTGTCTTAAATGAAAGAATGCGGCTTGAAGGTACTGTACAAAATCTGCAACCAAAATTGGACGCAGGtcttatgaaacttgatcaactCAATAATGTCATAACAATATTTGAAGCAAACGAAACGATTATAGCGGCCAACAAAAATTTTACTTAcaaagagaagaaaataaaaatgaaacaatatgatCTTCCGCATGGTCAACATGTAACAAATTGTATTGATTGTACCTTCACATGTCACGAAAATTGTCGCTACGCTGATAATGAAAAGAAGCGCAAATGTAAGACTATGGATACAAATGGAAATTGCAAGGTGTGTCCTGATAAATGTTTCTGGGATAGACATGCTAACACTCCCCATATATTTAAGTTAGAGGAAGTTGAAGTAACAGGTACATACAATGAGATGAAACAGAAATTTGAATCCGCCGCAAAGGAAAAATTGACTCATGAGCAACTATTAGACAACATGCGTGACGAGATAGAAATCATGGCTGATGCCATTGTAGATATGATGCTGGTTATAGTTGACTGTAATGAAAAGCTTGCA encodes:
- the LOC127856203 gene encoding uncharacterized protein LOC127856203 isoform X4; protein product: MKLDENTASVSDVQNEKQHAKTPGRPSASNIGQDNITLAWTKPYFHKECDFYQVSFKKNYEGCKWRIYEEDFKRSTVELSNLDTECAYLFRVRGVYGDNEGPYSEISDVVITLKSQASKLLQFSQPHEHKKGVSPTKYALPTTQVQRARNGKLKIRKLEIGACVRHHTEKTIMMIGETGTGKSTMIDGMVNYILGVKWTDHFRYTVVRLEDEEIPHRSNQAVSQTEWITTYTIHYNDGSRIPYKINIIDTPGFGDTRGLDRDQAIVEQIRELFSKPPPIGILTIDAVCFLIKAPDARLTAMQRYIFESIMSIFGKDIGNNICALITFADGRSPPVIAALEESKLPFGERFKFNNSGLYESNNERERNSLSKIFWEMGIASFKSLFDHLDTLTQRSLQLTTSVLNERMRLEGTVQNLQPKLDAGLMKLDQLNNVITIFEANETIIAANKNFTYKEKKIKMKQYDLPHGQHVTNCIDCTFTCHENCRYADNEKKRKCKTMDTNGNCKVCPDKCFWDRHANTPHIFKLEEVEVTGTYNEMKQKFESAAKEKLTHEQLLDNMRDEIEIMADAIVDMMLVIVDCNEKLAQIALQPSPLTMTDYIDLMIEDEKQQKKSGYMARIESLNVMKKRSRVLVEGKSFLEQSCIVDPKKEGLVTKAVKSAKEVVKNFRKVFGF